A genomic region of Limnohabitans curvus contains the following coding sequences:
- a CDS encoding LuxR C-terminal-related transcriptional regulator, with product MPIRVFVAYNQKVIAEGVAAMLRTNSDIEVVGVCDSHNFDLSQLETLMPDVTVIGSSAVDKDGNGLYALIASHALTNHFVVISSGISRLSISDALKAGAKAHISMNSEVTDLMAAIRLAAVGSCYLCEKSMHELTRDVEAPMSQAIAVRRELGHRETQVLRLVAVGRSSKEIARNLDISPSTVEVHRRNIMRKLGLHKVADLTRFAIRHQMVVV from the coding sequence ATGCCAATTCGTGTTTTCGTTGCATACAACCAAAAGGTAATTGCAGAAGGTGTTGCTGCCATGCTGAGAACGAACTCAGACATTGAGGTGGTGGGTGTGTGCGATAGCCACAATTTTGATTTGTCTCAACTGGAAACATTGATGCCAGATGTGACGGTGATTGGCAGCAGTGCGGTGGATAAAGACGGTAACGGCTTATATGCACTGATTGCATCGCACGCTTTAACCAATCATTTTGTTGTTATTTCCAGTGGCATTTCGCGCTTATCCATTAGCGATGCATTGAAGGCAGGGGCAAAAGCTCATATTTCAATGAATAGCGAGGTGACAGATTTGATGGCCGCCATTCGATTGGCTGCGGTTGGGTCATGTTATTTGTGTGAAAAGTCTATGCATGAACTCACCCGTGATGTGGAGGCACCGATGTCGCAAGCGATTGCTGTCAGGCGAGAGCTGGGCCACCGTGAGACACAGGTGCTGCGGCTGGTTGCTGTCGGGCGAAGTTCGAAAGAAATTGCACGTAATTTAGACATTTCTCCCAGCACAGTGGAGGTGCATCGCCGCAACATCATGCGTAAATTGGGCTTGCACAAAGTGGCTGACCTCACGCGCTTTGCCATTCGTCACCAAATGGTGGTTGTTTGA
- a CDS encoding response regulator transcription factor produces MFDYLELFKALTEMERYRKVAIDLVLADPHPVVLDGLLHIFQNMDGFSVKSCATDAESALKAVMEFKPDVLITELILQNKTGLVLIEEIQKKALKTHAVVFTGACIRDVCKAIDLGVQGMVSKDKPKHVLAQCIQSVYAGKKWLDKDLTLHTLTHLLDKKTIHASLPEVLTAREMVVAKMVSEGLPNKKIAQNLYITEGTTKLHLHHIYQKLNCPGRVALALHIQSNGLN; encoded by the coding sequence TTGTTTGATTACCTTGAGTTGTTCAAGGCATTGACAGAGATGGAAAGGTATCGAAAAGTGGCCATTGACCTTGTTCTTGCTGATCCTCACCCAGTGGTTTTAGATGGGTTGCTTCATATATTTCAAAATATGGATGGTTTTTCTGTCAAATCCTGCGCAACCGATGCGGAGTCAGCCCTAAAGGCGGTGATGGAATTCAAGCCAGACGTATTAATTACAGAGCTTATTTTGCAAAATAAGACAGGTTTGGTATTGATTGAAGAAATACAAAAAAAAGCCTTGAAAACACATGCGGTTGTCTTTACAGGGGCTTGCATACGCGATGTTTGTAAAGCCATTGATTTGGGCGTGCAAGGCATGGTGTCCAAGGACAAACCGAAACATGTGCTGGCTCAATGCATTCAAAGCGTTTATGCCGGGAAAAAATGGCTGGACAAAGACTTGACCCTCCATACGCTGACGCACTTGTTGGATAAAAAAACCATCCATGCGTCCTTGCCAGAGGTGTTGACTGCCCGTGAAATGGTGGTTGCCAAAATGGTCAGTGAAGGGCTGCCTAATAAAAAAATTGCACAAAACCTTTACATCACTGAAGGCACGACAAAATTACACTTGCATCATATTTACCAAAAACTCAACTGCCCAGGACGAGTGGCGCTGGCATTGCACATTCAAAGTAATGGGTTAAATTAA
- a CDS encoding DUF4384 domain-containing protein: MDRLLRDAQVPTTLITSKQIPDYSTRAPVAAKEMVVTALLQMSRLSNAFRYVDYEVDLVRQDTVQNLTNILLNNNQIQLQRPSLYLSGAVSFVDQNVLNNRMDVGTSGSRLETGYSKNRNATVIGLELHLGDFRTRTLIPGMDSANEVVIGNGGQGLDLAGRISEYGWQFNVGKDYAQGSGAAIRTLVELAVIELTGKWARVPYWQCLTMEQTHPNFQRQLRDWYDEGTMGVHQSLVKRSLISKGYMSEASMLETNNVSAFRAALGRFQSDNGMVVTGVVDFNTYERALRDFVSLDMDGNLMRYGWSPTASDPVDMRNSKQVAASSGKSYGKNEGPRSINLQIENVMMGRSQFEVGEQVFVSATVSRASHLACYLSNATGGVIRLIPNPMSNQSQVSANQAIRLPDWMSPNPGYMIETASPGTEGVLCVATDDDVTQRLPEAMRTEAFTPMPGIQGLKDVAKHYTEVLPKGQFTSSTMEWRVAPRRIAEPGKRG; the protein is encoded by the coding sequence ATGGACAGATTGCTCAGGGACGCACAAGTCCCAACCACGTTGATCACCAGCAAACAAATTCCAGACTATTCCACACGTGCCCCTGTGGCGGCCAAAGAAATGGTGGTGACTGCTTTGCTGCAAATGTCGCGTCTGAGTAATGCATTCAGATATGTCGACTATGAAGTGGACTTGGTCCGCCAAGACACGGTGCAAAACCTGACCAACATCTTGTTGAACAACAACCAAATTCAACTTCAGCGCCCATCGCTTTATCTGTCAGGCGCCGTCTCATTCGTCGATCAAAACGTGTTGAACAACCGCATGGATGTGGGCACATCGGGCTCACGACTGGAAACGGGTTACAGCAAAAACCGCAACGCCACCGTGATCGGTCTGGAGCTGCATTTGGGTGACTTTCGCACCCGCACACTCATCCCCGGCATGGACTCAGCCAACGAAGTGGTCATTGGCAATGGCGGCCAAGGTCTTGACTTAGCAGGCCGCATCAGCGAATACGGCTGGCAGTTCAACGTCGGCAAAGACTATGCGCAAGGCTCTGGCGCTGCGATTCGTACCTTGGTAGAGCTGGCTGTCATTGAACTCACCGGCAAATGGGCGCGTGTGCCGTATTGGCAGTGTTTGACGATGGAGCAAACACACCCCAACTTTCAGCGTCAACTTCGCGATTGGTATGACGAAGGCACCATGGGCGTTCACCAAAGTTTGGTCAAACGCTCCTTGATTTCCAAAGGCTATATGAGCGAAGCATCGATGTTGGAGACAAACAATGTGTCGGCATTCCGCGCCGCACTGGGTCGCTTTCAATCGGACAACGGCATGGTCGTCACGGGCGTGGTGGACTTCAACACCTACGAACGTGCGCTGCGCGATTTTGTCTCGCTCGATATGGACGGCAACTTGATGCGCTACGGCTGGTCGCCCACGGCCTCCGATCCTGTGGACATGCGCAACAGCAAACAAGTGGCGGCAAGTTCGGGCAAGTCGTATGGCAAGAATGAAGGGCCGCGCAGCATCAACCTGCAAATTGAAAACGTGATGATGGGGCGCTCACAGTTTGAAGTGGGTGAGCAAGTGTTTGTCTCAGCCACCGTGTCACGGGCCTCGCACTTGGCTTGTTATTTGTCTAACGCGACGGGCGGCGTGATTCGTTTGATACCTAACCCCATGTCGAATCAATCACAAGTCAGTGCCAACCAGGCCATTCGTCTGCCCGATTGGATGAGCCCCAACCCTGGCTACATGATTGAAACCGCGTCACCGGGCACAGAAGGCGTGCTGTGCGTCGCCACCGACGATGACGTGACCCAACGCTTGCCTGAAGCCATGCGCACCGAAGCGTTCACTCCGATGCCCGGCATCCAAGGCTTGAAAGACGTGGCCAAGCATTACACCGAAGTACTGCCTAAAGGTCAGTTCACATCAAGCACGATGGAGTGGCGCGTAGCCCCTCGACGTATCGCTGAACCTGGCAAGCGTGGATAA
- a CDS encoding tetratricopeptide repeat protein has product MKTRLYFLLSALLVTATGQAQSPDKKTQLLSQSLPDVAPLLEPKQETGTPELQTRYLKPLSPAQAKELEQLQSMAAQTTHTAAHEDPVAARAAWILGLLYLHGTGVRADAAQARHWFDISYDRGEPMASAGLAWCELQGCGHFPDPSQAEKWIRVLEKIDAPRAHYLTWVSKLQLSPINGKNGMLSNRHLLVSAANSGDVHALIELGIESASLNRTDKALVYFDRAAVHSQIAADNAKLIRDRQTQQRAAEQAKKSKPATRADAQTLFKQAQKYHRGEGIPANYNEAVRLYKMAERLGSLEAKRMLNLIFARTQPDGQIDMVWMRQLANADVTGKTPHFNSQSAVQLLHREPTPLYDLLPKLWKPTAATPG; this is encoded by the coding sequence ATGAAAACCCGTCTGTACTTTCTGCTGAGTGCGCTCTTGGTGACGGCGACGGGTCAAGCGCAGTCGCCGGACAAGAAAACACAACTGCTGAGTCAGTCCTTGCCAGACGTGGCACCGCTGCTAGAACCCAAACAAGAGACGGGCACACCTGAGCTACAAACGCGCTACCTCAAGCCCCTCTCGCCCGCACAAGCCAAAGAGTTGGAACAACTGCAAAGCATGGCGGCGCAAACCACGCACACCGCCGCGCATGAGGATCCAGTGGCTGCCCGTGCAGCTTGGATTTTGGGCTTGCTGTATTTGCATGGCACAGGCGTCCGCGCCGATGCAGCGCAAGCGCGGCATTGGTTTGACATCAGCTACGACAGAGGTGAACCCATGGCCAGCGCCGGTCTGGCGTGGTGTGAGCTGCAGGGTTGTGGGCATTTCCCAGATCCAAGTCAGGCGGAAAAGTGGATTCGCGTGCTGGAAAAAATTGATGCGCCACGGGCCCACTATTTGACGTGGGTTTCAAAACTACAACTCTCGCCCATCAACGGCAAAAACGGCATGTTGTCGAATCGGCATTTGCTGGTGTCGGCTGCGAATTCAGGGGATGTGCATGCGCTCATCGAATTGGGCATCGAAAGCGCCTCGCTGAACCGCACAGACAAAGCACTGGTCTACTTTGATCGTGCCGCTGTGCACTCGCAAATCGCAGCTGATAACGCCAAGCTCATCCGAGACCGGCAAACACAGCAACGCGCGGCAGAGCAAGCCAAAAAGTCCAAGCCAGCCACGCGTGCGGATGCTCAGACATTGTTCAAACAAGCACAGAAATACCATCGCGGCGAAGGCATTCCTGCCAATTACAACGAAGCTGTTCGGCTCTACAAAATGGCAGAGCGTTTGGGAAGCCTAGAGGCCAAGCGCATGTTGAATTTGATCTTTGCACGCACACAACCCGATGGGCAAATCGACATGGTTTGGATGCGGCAATTGGCCAATGCGGATGTCACAGGCAAAACACCACACTTCAACAGTCAATCGGCCGTTCAGTTGTTGCACCGCGAACCAACGCCGCTGTATGACTTGCTGCCCAAGCTCTGGAAACCCACGGCGGCCACGCCCGGATGA
- a CDS encoding universal stress protein, translated as MPTQVQLLTGEPLVNEPPVPQTPEVPQPSTCTAWQLDAIDSHLEITMTMFKKILVPTDGSDTSKKAVATALEFALERKSQVRLIHAVDELAYVSGYEYSGEMVDYARQYGSKILAEGLECMKSMGVEGDTKLIDFAGARLGDTVADEALSWGADLIVLGTHGRRGIGRFLLGSGAEQVTRLAPVPVLMIRNPEATES; from the coding sequence ATGCCAACCCAAGTCCAACTCCTGACCGGTGAACCGCTGGTCAACGAACCACCAGTGCCCCAAACGCCAGAAGTTCCTCAACCATCGACATGCACCGCATGGCAGTTAGATGCCATCGACTCACACTTGGAGATCACCATGACCATGTTTAAAAAAATCTTAGTCCCGACAGACGGCAGCGACACCTCGAAAAAAGCGGTTGCGACTGCGCTTGAGTTCGCGCTCGAAAGAAAGAGCCAAGTCCGCTTGATTCACGCCGTCGATGAATTAGCCTATGTATCGGGTTATGAATATTCAGGAGAAATGGTGGATTACGCACGCCAATACGGCAGCAAAATTTTGGCTGAAGGCCTCGAGTGCATGAAGTCCATGGGCGTTGAAGGCGACACCAAGCTGATTGACTTTGCCGGTGCACGACTCGGCGATACCGTTGCAGACGAAGCCCTGTCTTGGGGTGCCGATTTGATTGTGTTGGGCACACACGGACGCCGTGGGATTGGCAGATTTTTACTAGGTAGTGGCGCCGAGCAAGTCACACGACTGGCCCCCGTTCCGGTGCTGATGATCCGTAACCCCGAGGCGACAGAAAGTTAA
- a CDS encoding FAD-dependent oxidoreductase — protein sequence MANRFDFVIVGGGLAGVTAAETLRNEGAQGRILLLTQEAYLPYQRPPLSKKLLLRDEPPQPSLILSASKYQELSIDVRLGALVTSVQPMHQTLRTLTHEVIHYKKLLIATGVKPSRLAIPGEYLQGVHHLRTLLDAQAIWRSMQQARRAVVIGGSLMGLEVAATLRQKGLEVTLIERDSVLEKLSTPEISVHFQHKLEAQGVQVLIGDMPASFQGRTAVESVTTAAGRTIACDLVVVGAGVEPDIQFLKTSGLKLDNGICVDRFLCTNNPHIFAAGDVANFHDEVLNCQHRVEHWDNAVKQGRVAARNMLGKNLPYAEVSYFYSHVFDQSFTLLGVVNQHAEKIERGSLAQGSYASFFLKNDIPRGLFALGRPTDEVKVTETLIKHRVNLHALKHDLSNPDFRLNHIPNQTIFILQGGGALGAFECGAVSALDAAGIRPDIVAGISIGAFNGAIIAGNPDDPASALKAFWRDLALVLPEVPEENLRRFFASQHAVWFGVPNFFKPRWLMSTLKSENTSARWPSFYDLTPAKALLTRYVDFSQLKRSPIRLLIQAVDVQTGELAMFDSYIDDLKPEHVLASGSLPPAFAWTSIGGKRYWDAGIVSNSPLEDVLARCGSAGKRVFIIDLFPGKRSLLPQNLLDVMGRRDEIVYAERIHTDLRMSNLVRDYQRLVEEIVHELPADAAKRIQHQPRFIQMMGGEAPMAITRIVREHSGHVPFAKSYDFSLKTVEQLIHAGYRMAKKAIGL from the coding sequence GTGGCGAATCGCTTTGACTTTGTCATCGTGGGCGGTGGCTTGGCTGGTGTCACGGCGGCTGAGACGCTGAGGAATGAAGGCGCCCAAGGGCGAATTCTTTTGCTCACGCAAGAGGCGTATTTGCCGTACCAACGACCGCCGCTGTCCAAGAAGTTACTGCTGCGCGACGAACCCCCTCAGCCTAGTCTGATCTTGTCGGCATCCAAGTACCAAGAGCTGTCGATTGACGTGCGTTTGGGGGCGTTGGTGACGTCGGTGCAACCCATGCATCAAACGTTGCGAACGCTCACACATGAGGTGATTCATTACAAAAAACTACTCATCGCCACAGGCGTGAAGCCGAGTCGCTTGGCCATTCCAGGTGAGTATTTGCAAGGGGTGCACCACTTACGCACCTTGCTGGATGCGCAAGCCATTTGGCGCAGCATGCAACAAGCGCGGCGCGCTGTGGTGATTGGCGGCAGCCTGATGGGCTTAGAGGTCGCGGCCACGCTGCGCCAAAAAGGGCTAGAGGTAACCTTGATTGAACGCGACAGTGTTTTAGAAAAACTCAGCACTCCCGAAATTTCAGTTCATTTCCAACACAAACTAGAGGCGCAAGGCGTTCAAGTTTTGATTGGCGATATGCCGGCGTCATTTCAAGGCAGAACCGCGGTCGAGTCGGTGACCACCGCGGCAGGACGAACCATCGCCTGCGACTTGGTTGTGGTGGGCGCAGGGGTAGAGCCGGACATCCAGTTCTTGAAAACCAGTGGCCTCAAGTTGGACAACGGCATCTGTGTGGATCGTTTTCTTTGCACCAACAATCCCCATATTTTTGCTGCCGGCGATGTGGCTAACTTTCACGATGAGGTGTTGAATTGCCAACACCGTGTTGAGCATTGGGACAACGCCGTCAAGCAAGGGCGTGTGGCGGCACGCAACATGCTTGGAAAGAATTTGCCCTATGCCGAGGTGAGCTATTTTTACAGCCATGTGTTTGACCAGAGTTTCACCTTGTTGGGTGTGGTGAATCAACATGCTGAAAAAATTGAGAGAGGTTCATTGGCTCAAGGGTCGTACGCCTCGTTTTTTTTGAAAAACGACATTCCCCGAGGTCTCTTTGCATTGGGGCGACCGACGGACGAAGTCAAGGTGACGGAAACGCTGATCAAACACCGTGTCAACCTTCATGCGCTCAAGCATGACCTGTCTAACCCTGACTTTCGTTTGAACCACATTCCCAACCAGACCATTTTCATTTTGCAAGGTGGCGGTGCGTTGGGTGCCTTTGAGTGTGGTGCCGTCAGCGCCTTAGATGCCGCGGGCATACGGCCCGATATCGTGGCGGGTATTTCTATTGGTGCGTTCAATGGCGCCATCATCGCTGGCAATCCAGATGACCCTGCTTCCGCGTTAAAAGCGTTTTGGCGAGACCTCGCTTTGGTATTGCCTGAGGTGCCAGAAGAGAATTTGCGGCGTTTTTTTGCTTCTCAACACGCGGTGTGGTTTGGTGTGCCAAATTTTTTCAAACCACGCTGGCTCATGTCGACGCTCAAGTCTGAGAACACATCCGCCCGGTGGCCAAGTTTCTACGACTTGACGCCAGCCAAAGCGTTGCTCACACGATACGTTGATTTCAGCCAACTCAAACGCAGTCCCATTCGTTTGCTGATTCAAGCCGTGGATGTGCAGACGGGTGAGCTGGCGATGTTTGACAGCTACATCGATGACCTCAAGCCTGAGCACGTGCTGGCCAGCGGCAGCTTGCCCCCCGCGTTTGCTTGGACATCAATCGGCGGCAAACGATATTGGGATGCTGGCATTGTCAGCAACTCCCCGTTAGAAGATGTGTTGGCTCGCTGTGGCTCTGCAGGCAAACGCGTGTTCATCATCGATTTGTTTCCCGGCAAACGTAGCTTGTTGCCGCAAAACTTATTGGATGTGATGGGACGACGCGATGAAATTGTGTATGCCGAGCGTATTCATACAGATTTACGGATGAGCAATTTGGTGCGTGACTACCAACGCTTGGTCGAAGAAATCGTTCACGAGTTGCCAGCAGATGCGGCTAAGCGCATTCAGCATCAACCACGATTCATTCAGATGATGGGGGGCGAAGCCCCCATGGCGATTACCCGTATCGTGCGCGAGCACAGTGGCCACGTGCCGTTTGCCAAGAGTTATGACTTTTCTCTCAAAACGGTTGAGCAATTAATTCACGCCGGTTACCGCATGGCTAAGAAAGCCATCGGCTTGTGA